A single Arcanobacterium canis DNA region contains:
- a CDS encoding S9 family peptidase, translating to MTHTAPRAEKRPIERTFHGDTVVDHYEWLRGDEAAARALVEQENEWFAERTAHLAGLEKKIVGEIAARTKEADVTVPVRKGDYWYWTRTFEGKSYPAFSRARAIGSERPDPDTIGDAEQVIYDANVLAQPHEFFSIGGQAISPNGELLALAVDVAGNEEFALTISRIDTGEVVDSSLSKVVYGLAFSPDSSRIYYTRADSAWRSYQIWEHVIGEDPETDRLIYQEDDENFSVLMWESRDGEWLIIHSASTTTSEVRLMPITDAGAEPFVVSERRAGLDYTADVAGDQLLIWHNLTNVGFEVSSAPIGASVPESWKTVMSAAKGERIVEVAAFAGFAVVLLRSAGSTTLRVLRRIDVQGTDESGAPALSGWSEPEAINAPELSTIDLGANPEWNAQSVLFMTESLLDPATANEWDAATGEVRTLKVLDVPGYDRSKYVQVREWATAEDGTKIPMTVVYRADLERDGSNPGFIYGYGSYEISIDPFFAADRLPIFDRGIVYAIAHVRGGGEMGREWYENGKFDKKKNTFSDFVAAAHHLFDTGLVDPRRLAAEGSSAGGLLMGAVTNLAPETFRVVHAGVPFVDALNTILKPELPLTVGEWEEWGNPVESEHIYRYMKEYSPYENVREGELYPAILATTSINDVRVSYLEPMKWVQVLRDNVTNDEVTRPILLLTETVAGHGGGSGRYKKWEDRGRELAFIFDQLGVTE from the coding sequence ATGACACATACAGCACCACGGGCCGAGAAGCGCCCGATTGAACGGACATTCCACGGCGACACCGTTGTGGATCACTACGAATGGTTGCGAGGCGACGAGGCTGCGGCTCGTGCCCTCGTCGAACAGGAGAACGAATGGTTCGCTGAGCGTACTGCGCATCTTGCGGGCCTGGAAAAGAAAATCGTCGGTGAAATCGCCGCGCGCACGAAGGAAGCTGATGTGACGGTTCCCGTGCGCAAAGGTGACTACTGGTATTGGACTCGCACATTCGAAGGGAAGTCGTACCCTGCGTTTTCCCGTGCGCGTGCTATCGGGAGCGAGCGCCCCGATCCAGACACCATTGGTGATGCCGAGCAGGTGATCTACGACGCCAATGTGCTCGCGCAGCCGCATGAGTTCTTCTCCATTGGAGGGCAGGCTATCTCGCCTAATGGTGAGCTTCTTGCGCTCGCGGTGGATGTGGCGGGAAATGAGGAATTTGCGCTGACGATCTCGCGTATTGACACCGGTGAAGTTGTGGATTCATCGCTGTCGAAGGTTGTGTATGGACTGGCTTTTTCCCCAGATTCCAGTCGTATCTACTACACGCGTGCAGATTCGGCGTGGCGTTCTTACCAGATTTGGGAGCACGTGATCGGTGAAGATCCGGAAACTGACCGCCTCATTTATCAGGAAGATGACGAGAATTTCTCCGTATTGATGTGGGAATCGCGTGACGGTGAGTGGCTCATCATCCACTCGGCATCGACCACCACCTCCGAGGTGCGGCTCATGCCTATCACCGACGCCGGAGCTGAGCCTTTCGTGGTGTCTGAGCGTCGTGCGGGGCTCGATTACACGGCGGATGTCGCCGGTGATCAGCTCTTGATCTGGCATAACCTCACCAACGTGGGTTTCGAGGTGTCCAGCGCTCCGATCGGAGCCTCGGTTCCTGAAAGCTGGAAGACTGTGATGTCTGCGGCCAAGGGGGAACGTATCGTTGAAGTTGCCGCATTCGCAGGCTTCGCCGTGGTGTTGCTCCGCTCTGCTGGCTCGACCACGTTGCGCGTGCTGCGTAGGATCGACGTGCAAGGAACGGACGAAAGCGGAGCACCGGCGTTGTCGGGTTGGAGCGAGCCGGAGGCAATCAACGCTCCGGAGTTGTCCACAATTGATCTGGGAGCGAACCCGGAGTGGAATGCACAGTCGGTGCTCTTCATGACCGAGTCCCTGCTTGATCCGGCCACGGCGAACGAGTGGGACGCCGCGACCGGTGAGGTACGCACGCTCAAGGTGCTCGACGTGCCAGGTTATGACCGTTCCAAGTATGTCCAGGTGCGCGAGTGGGCCACCGCCGAAGATGGTACGAAGATCCCGATGACGGTGGTTTACCGAGCTGACCTTGAACGCGATGGCTCGAACCCCGGTTTCATTTATGGCTACGGCTCCTATGAAATCTCGATCGATCCGTTCTTCGCGGCGGATCGTTTACCGATTTTTGATCGCGGGATCGTCTATGCCATTGCGCATGTCCGTGGTGGCGGCGAGATGGGGCGCGAATGGTACGAGAACGGCAAGTTCGACAAGAAGAAGAACACGTTTAGCGACTTCGTGGCTGCAGCACATCACCTGTTTGACACCGGCCTGGTGGACCCAAGACGTCTAGCGGCCGAGGGCAGCAGCGCTGGTGGTCTGCTGATGGGTGCGGTCACGAACCTAGCGCCGGAGACTTTCCGCGTGGTTCACGCTGGTGTGCCATTCGTCGATGCACTCAACACAATCCTCAAGCCTGAACTTCCCCTGACCGTGGGCGAGTGGGAAGAGTGGGGTAACCCAGTGGAGTCGGAGCACATCTACCGTTATATGAAGGAGTACTCGCCATACGAGAACGTGCGCGAAGGTGAGCTTTATCCAGCGATCCTGGCAACAACGTCGATCAACGACGTGCGTGTGTCCTACCTTGAGCCAATGAAGTGGGTGCAGGTTCTGCGCGACAACGTCACCAACGACGAGGTGACGCGTCCAATCCTTTTGCTGACCGAAACTGTTGCTGGTCACGGTGGCGGTTCAGGCCGGTACAAGAAGTGGGAAGATCGTGGGCGCGAGCTGGCGTTTATCTTCGATCAACTTGGTGTGACCGAGTGA